In Kogia breviceps isolate mKogBre1 chromosome 7, mKogBre1 haplotype 1, whole genome shotgun sequence, a single window of DNA contains:
- the DNAJB13 gene encoding dnaJ homolog subfamily B member 13 isoform X5, whose product MRYRKLALKNHPLRSTEPSAAEAFRQIAEAYDVLSDPVKRGIYDKFGEEGLKGGIPLEFGSQTPWTTGYVFHGNPEKVFHEFFGGDNPFNEFFDAEGNEVDLNFGGLRGRGVKKQDPPVERDLYLSLEDLFFGCTKKIKISRRVLNEDGYSSTIKDKILTIDVKPGWRQGTRITFEKEGDQISPSVELSIVEKRPATQQTLPCRLSGTVVFVEVVEAISLTTFKKLLYILASLLPLPSISSKLRGCLLGYCLQ is encoded by the exons GTACCGGAAACTTGCCCTTAAGAACCACCCGTTGAGGTCCACTGAGCCGTCCGCAGCGGAGGCATTCAGGCAAATAGCAGAGGCCTACGATGTGCTGAGCGACC CTGTGAAAAGAGGCATCTATGACAAGTTCGGAGAGGAAGGCCTGAAGGGCGGAATTCCTCTGGAGTTTGGATCGCAGACCCCATGGACAACTGGTTACGTCTTCCACGGCAACCCGGAAAAGGTTTTCCATGAGTTCTTCGGGGGAGATAACCCCTTTAATG AGTTTTTTGATGCAGAAGGAAATGAAGTGGACTTGAACTTTGGGGGACTCCGGGGCCGAGGGGTCAAGAAACAGGACCCCCCAGTCGAACGAGACCTCTACCTGTCCCTGGAGGACTTATTCTTTGGCTGCACCAAGAAAATTAAGATCTCCCGAAGG GTGCTGAACGAGGATGGGTACTCCTCTACCATCAAGGACAAGATCCTCACAATTGACGTGAAGCCTGGTTGGAGGCAGGGCACACGTATCACCTTCGAGAAGGAAGGGGACCAG ATTTCTCCTTCAGTGGAACTCAGTATTGTGGAGAAGCGTCCTGCAACACAGCAGACTCTG CCTTGTCGACTGTCTGGGACTGTTGTATTCGTGGAGGTCGTGGAAGCCATATCGTTGACTACATT caaaaaactcctatatatcctggcttctcTCTTACCTCTTCCGAGCATTTCCTCAaagctgagaggctgtctcctgggctattgTCTTCAGTAA
- the DNAJB13 gene encoding dnaJ homolog subfamily B member 13 isoform X3, which produces MRYRKLALKNHPLRSTEPSAAEAFRQIAEAYDVLSDPVKRGIYDKFGEEGLKGGIPLEFGSQTPWTTGYVFHGNPEKVFHEFFGGDNPFNEFFDAEGNEVDLNFGGLRGRGVKKQDPPVERDLYLSLEDLFFGCTKKIKISRRVLNEDGYSSTIKDKILTIDVKPGWRQGTRITFEKEGDQGPNIIPADVIFIIKEKLHPRFRRENDNLFFVNSIPLGKALTCCTVEVKTLDDRLLNIPINDIVQFLLQWNSVLWRSVLQHSRLCLVDCLGLLYSWRSWKPYR; this is translated from the exons GTACCGGAAACTTGCCCTTAAGAACCACCCGTTGAGGTCCACTGAGCCGTCCGCAGCGGAGGCATTCAGGCAAATAGCAGAGGCCTACGATGTGCTGAGCGACC CTGTGAAAAGAGGCATCTATGACAAGTTCGGAGAGGAAGGCCTGAAGGGCGGAATTCCTCTGGAGTTTGGATCGCAGACCCCATGGACAACTGGTTACGTCTTCCACGGCAACCCGGAAAAGGTTTTCCATGAGTTCTTCGGGGGAGATAACCCCTTTAATG AGTTTTTTGATGCAGAAGGAAATGAAGTGGACTTGAACTTTGGGGGACTCCGGGGCCGAGGGGTCAAGAAACAGGACCCCCCAGTCGAACGAGACCTCTACCTGTCCCTGGAGGACTTATTCTTTGGCTGCACCAAGAAAATTAAGATCTCCCGAAGG GTGCTGAACGAGGATGGGTACTCCTCTACCATCAAGGACAAGATCCTCACAATTGACGTGAAGCCTGGTTGGAGGCAGGGCACACGTATCACCTTCGAGAAGGAAGGGGACCAG GGTCCCAACATCATCCCAGCTGACGTCATCTTCATCATAAAGGAGAAGCTACACCCTCGCTTCCGCAGGGAGAACGACAACCTCTTTTTTGTGAACTCCATCCCCTTGGGCAAG GCTCTGACCTGCTGCACCGTGGAGGTGAAGACCCTAGATGACCGTCTGCTCAACATCCCCATCAATGACATCGTCCA ATTTCTCCTTCAGTGGAACTCAGTATTGTGGAGAAGCGTCCTGCAACACAGCAGACTCTG CCTTGTCGACTGTCTGGGACTGTTGTATTCGTGGAGGTCGTGGAAGCCATATCGTTGA
- the DNAJB13 gene encoding dnaJ homolog subfamily B member 13 isoform X4: MRYRKLALKNHPLRSTEPSAAEAFRQIAEAYDVLSDPVKRGIYDKFGEEGLKGGIPLEFGSQTPWTTGYVFHGNPEKVFHEFFGGDNPFNEFFDAEGNEVDLNFGGLRGRGVKKQDPPVERDLYLSLEDLFFGCTKKIKISRRVLNEDGYSSTIKDKILTIDVKPGWRQGTRITFEKEGDQGPNIIPADVIFIIKEKLHPRFRRENDNLFFVNSIPLGKALTCCTVEVKTLDDRLLNIPINDIVQFLLQWNSVLWRSVLQHSRLCCSTWNLVP; the protein is encoded by the exons GTACCGGAAACTTGCCCTTAAGAACCACCCGTTGAGGTCCACTGAGCCGTCCGCAGCGGAGGCATTCAGGCAAATAGCAGAGGCCTACGATGTGCTGAGCGACC CTGTGAAAAGAGGCATCTATGACAAGTTCGGAGAGGAAGGCCTGAAGGGCGGAATTCCTCTGGAGTTTGGATCGCAGACCCCATGGACAACTGGTTACGTCTTCCACGGCAACCCGGAAAAGGTTTTCCATGAGTTCTTCGGGGGAGATAACCCCTTTAATG AGTTTTTTGATGCAGAAGGAAATGAAGTGGACTTGAACTTTGGGGGACTCCGGGGCCGAGGGGTCAAGAAACAGGACCCCCCAGTCGAACGAGACCTCTACCTGTCCCTGGAGGACTTATTCTTTGGCTGCACCAAGAAAATTAAGATCTCCCGAAGG GTGCTGAACGAGGATGGGTACTCCTCTACCATCAAGGACAAGATCCTCACAATTGACGTGAAGCCTGGTTGGAGGCAGGGCACACGTATCACCTTCGAGAAGGAAGGGGACCAG GGTCCCAACATCATCCCAGCTGACGTCATCTTCATCATAAAGGAGAAGCTACACCCTCGCTTCCGCAGGGAGAACGACAACCTCTTTTTTGTGAACTCCATCCCCTTGGGCAAG GCTCTGACCTGCTGCACCGTGGAGGTGAAGACCCTAGATGACCGTCTGCTCAACATCCCCATCAATGACATCGTCCA ATTTCTCCTTCAGTGGAACTCAGTATTGTGGAGAAGCGTCCTGCAACACAGCAGACTCTG
- the DNAJB13 gene encoding dnaJ homolog subfamily B member 13 isoform X1: MRYRKLALKNHPLRSTEPSAAEAFRQIAEAYDVLSDPVKRGIYDKFGEEGLKGGIPLEFGSQTPWTTGYVFHGNPEKVFHEFFGGDNPFNEFFDAEGNEVDLNFGGLRGRGVKKQDPPVERDLYLSLEDLFFGCTKKIKISRRVLNEDGYSSTIKDKILTIDVKPGWRQGTRITFEKEGDQGPNIIPADVIFIIKEKLHPRFRRENDNLFFVNSIPLGKALTCCTVEVKTLDDRLLNIPINDIVQTVETRSEADSALRQDPGGEVMVDAVLRASKWVRACLVKLWCSSSPLGQQQGLLLTSSS; encoded by the exons GTACCGGAAACTTGCCCTTAAGAACCACCCGTTGAGGTCCACTGAGCCGTCCGCAGCGGAGGCATTCAGGCAAATAGCAGAGGCCTACGATGTGCTGAGCGACC CTGTGAAAAGAGGCATCTATGACAAGTTCGGAGAGGAAGGCCTGAAGGGCGGAATTCCTCTGGAGTTTGGATCGCAGACCCCATGGACAACTGGTTACGTCTTCCACGGCAACCCGGAAAAGGTTTTCCATGAGTTCTTCGGGGGAGATAACCCCTTTAATG AGTTTTTTGATGCAGAAGGAAATGAAGTGGACTTGAACTTTGGGGGACTCCGGGGCCGAGGGGTCAAGAAACAGGACCCCCCAGTCGAACGAGACCTCTACCTGTCCCTGGAGGACTTATTCTTTGGCTGCACCAAGAAAATTAAGATCTCCCGAAGG GTGCTGAACGAGGATGGGTACTCCTCTACCATCAAGGACAAGATCCTCACAATTGACGTGAAGCCTGGTTGGAGGCAGGGCACACGTATCACCTTCGAGAAGGAAGGGGACCAG GGTCCCAACATCATCCCAGCTGACGTCATCTTCATCATAAAGGAGAAGCTACACCCTCGCTTCCGCAGGGAGAACGACAACCTCTTTTTTGTGAACTCCATCCCCTTGGGCAAG GCTCTGACCTGCTGCACCGTGGAGGTGAAGACCCTAGATGACCGTCTGCTCAACATCCCCATCAATGACATCGTCCA GACTGTGGAAACCAGGAGTGAAGCAGACTCTGCCCTGAGGCAGGACCCAGGTGGAGAGGTGATGGTAGATGCCGTTTTGAGAGCAAGCAAGTGGGTGAGGGCCTGCCTTGTGAAACTTTGGTGCTCCAGCTCTCCTCTAGGGCAGCAGCAAGGCCTGCTCTTAACCTCTTCCTCATG A
- the UCP2 gene encoding dicarboxylate carrier SLC25A8 — MVGFKATDMPPTATVKFLGAGTAACIADLITFPLDTAKVRLQIQGERQGPVQAAASAQYRGVLGTILTIVRTEGPRSLYKGLVAGLQRQMSFASIRIGLYDSVKQFYTKGSEHAGIGSHLLAGSTTGALAVAVAQPTDVVKVRFQAQARAGGGWRYQSTIEAYKTIAREEGFRGLWKGTSPNVARNAIVNCAELVTYDLIKDTLLKANLMTDDLPCHFTSAFGAGFCTTIIASPVDVVKTRYMNSALCQYRSAGHCALTMLQKEGPQAFYKGFMPSFLRLGSWNVVMFVTYEQLKRALMAACAS, encoded by the exons ATGGTTGGGTTCAAGGCCACAGATATGCCCCCTACTGCCACTGTGAAGTTCCTGGGGGCTGGCACAGCTGCCTGCATTGCAGATCTCATCACCTTTCCCCTGGATACTGCTAAAGTCCGGCTACAG ATCCAAGGAGAAAGGCAGGGGCCAGTGCAGGCTGCGGCCAGTGCCCAGTACCGTGGGGTGCTGGGCACCATCCTGACCATAGTGCGCACCGAGGGCCCCCGCAGCCTCTACAAAGGGCTGGTCGCCGGCCTGCAGCGCCAGATGAGCTTCGCCTCCATCCGCATCGGCCTCTACGACTCTGTCAAGCAGTTCTACACCAAGGGCTCTGAGC ATGCTGGCATCGGGAGCCACCTCCTGGCAGGCAGCACCACAGGTGCCTTGGCTGTGGCCGTGGCCCAGCCAACAGATGTGGTAAAGGTCCGATTCCAAGCGCAGGCCCGGGCTGGAGGTGGCTGGAGGTACCAAAGCACCATTGAGGCCTACAAGACCATTGCCCGAGAGGAAGGGTTTCGGGGACTCTGGAAAG GGACTTCTCCCAATGTCGCTCGTAATGCTATTGTCAACTGTGCTGAGCTGGTGACCTACGACCTCATCAAGGACACTCTCCTGAAGGCCAACCTAATGACAG ATGACCTCCCTTGCCACTTCACTTCTGCTTTCGGAGCAGGCTTCTGCACCACCATCATCGCCTCCCCTGTGGATGTGGTCAAGACGAGATACATGAACTCTGCCCTATGCCAGTACCGCAGTGCTGGCCACTGCGCCCTCACCATGCTCCAGAAGGAGGGTCCCCAAGCCTTCTACAAAGG GTTCATGCCCTCCTTTCTCCGATTGGGTTCCTGGAACGTGGTGATGTTCGTCACCTATGAGCAGCTAAAACGGGCCCTCATGGCTGCCTGTGCTTCCTAG
- the DNAJB13 gene encoding dnaJ homolog subfamily B member 13 isoform X2, whose protein sequence is MRYRKLALKNHPLRSTEPSAAEAFRQIAEAYDVLSDPVKRGIYDKFGEEGLKGGIPLEFGSQTPWTTGYVFHGNPEKVFHEFFGGDNPFNEFFDAEGNEVDLNFGGLRGRGVKKQDPPVERDLYLSLEDLFFGCTKKIKISRRVLNEDGYSSTIKDKILTIDVKPGWRQGTRITFEKEGDQGPNIIPADVIFIIKEKLHPRFRRENDNLFFVNSIPLGKALTCCTVEVKTLDDRLLNIPINDIVHPKYFKKVPSEGMPLPEDPTKKGDLFIFFDIQFPTHLTPQKKQMLRQALLT, encoded by the exons GTACCGGAAACTTGCCCTTAAGAACCACCCGTTGAGGTCCACTGAGCCGTCCGCAGCGGAGGCATTCAGGCAAATAGCAGAGGCCTACGATGTGCTGAGCGACC CTGTGAAAAGAGGCATCTATGACAAGTTCGGAGAGGAAGGCCTGAAGGGCGGAATTCCTCTGGAGTTTGGATCGCAGACCCCATGGACAACTGGTTACGTCTTCCACGGCAACCCGGAAAAGGTTTTCCATGAGTTCTTCGGGGGAGATAACCCCTTTAATG AGTTTTTTGATGCAGAAGGAAATGAAGTGGACTTGAACTTTGGGGGACTCCGGGGCCGAGGGGTCAAGAAACAGGACCCCCCAGTCGAACGAGACCTCTACCTGTCCCTGGAGGACTTATTCTTTGGCTGCACCAAGAAAATTAAGATCTCCCGAAGG GTGCTGAACGAGGATGGGTACTCCTCTACCATCAAGGACAAGATCCTCACAATTGACGTGAAGCCTGGTTGGAGGCAGGGCACACGTATCACCTTCGAGAAGGAAGGGGACCAG GGTCCCAACATCATCCCAGCTGACGTCATCTTCATCATAAAGGAGAAGCTACACCCTCGCTTCCGCAGGGAGAACGACAACCTCTTTTTTGTGAACTCCATCCCCTTGGGCAAG GCTCTGACCTGCTGCACCGTGGAGGTGAAGACCCTAGATGACCGTCTGCTCAACATCCCCATCAATGACATCGTCCA CCCCAAGTACTTCAAGAAGGTGCCAAGTGAGGGGATGCCGTTGCCAGAGGACCCCACCAAGAAGGGGgacctcttcattttctttgacaTCCAGTTCCCCACCCACCTCACACCCCAGAAGAAGCAGATGCTGCGCCAGGCGTTGCTGACATAA
- the DNAJB13 gene encoding dnaJ homolog subfamily B member 13 isoform X6 — protein MRYRKLALKNHPLRSTEPSAAEAFRQIAEAYDVLSDPVKRGIYDKFGEEGLKGGIPLEFGSQTPWTTGYVFHGNPEKVFHEFFGGDNPFNEFFDAEGNEVDLNFGGLRGRGVKKQDPPVERDLYLSLEDLFFGCTKKIKISRRVLNEDGYSSTIKDKILTIDVKPGWRQGTRITFEKEGDQGPNIIPADVIFIIKEKLHPRFRRENDNLFFVNSIPLGKALTCCTVEVKTLDDRLLNIPINDIVQC, from the exons GTACCGGAAACTTGCCCTTAAGAACCACCCGTTGAGGTCCACTGAGCCGTCCGCAGCGGAGGCATTCAGGCAAATAGCAGAGGCCTACGATGTGCTGAGCGACC CTGTGAAAAGAGGCATCTATGACAAGTTCGGAGAGGAAGGCCTGAAGGGCGGAATTCCTCTGGAGTTTGGATCGCAGACCCCATGGACAACTGGTTACGTCTTCCACGGCAACCCGGAAAAGGTTTTCCATGAGTTCTTCGGGGGAGATAACCCCTTTAATG AGTTTTTTGATGCAGAAGGAAATGAAGTGGACTTGAACTTTGGGGGACTCCGGGGCCGAGGGGTCAAGAAACAGGACCCCCCAGTCGAACGAGACCTCTACCTGTCCCTGGAGGACTTATTCTTTGGCTGCACCAAGAAAATTAAGATCTCCCGAAGG GTGCTGAACGAGGATGGGTACTCCTCTACCATCAAGGACAAGATCCTCACAATTGACGTGAAGCCTGGTTGGAGGCAGGGCACACGTATCACCTTCGAGAAGGAAGGGGACCAG GGTCCCAACATCATCCCAGCTGACGTCATCTTCATCATAAAGGAGAAGCTACACCCTCGCTTCCGCAGGGAGAACGACAACCTCTTTTTTGTGAACTCCATCCCCTTGGGCAAG GCTCTGACCTGCTGCACCGTGGAGGTGAAGACCCTAGATGACCGTCTGCTCAACATCCCCATCAATGACATCGTCCA GTGCTGA